The genome window CGTCGTCGTAGACGAAGTACCCGGGGTTCGGCGAGCCGATCATGTCGAAGTTGAGGTAGCCGCTGATCCGGGCCCGGTTCGCCGCCGTCAGGTTGTTGACGTAGTAGCGGGAGCCGACGAGGCCCAGTTCCTCCGCGCCCCACCAGGCGAACCGCAGATGCTTGGTGGGCTGGTAGTTCGTGCGGGACACGGCCAGCGCCGCTTCCAGTACGGCCGCGGAACCCGAGCCGTTGTCGTTGATGCCGGCGCCCGTGGTGACACTGTCCAGGTGTGAACCGGCCATGACAACCTGATTGGTGTCGCCGCCGGGCCAGTCCGCGATCAGGTTGTAGCCGGTGCGACCGCCGGACGTGAAGGTCTGGGTGGTGGTGACGAAGCCCGCCGCGTCGAGCTTGCCCTTCACATAGTTCAGTGACGCGAGGTAACCGGCGCGGCCGTGCGCCCGGTTGCCGCCGTTGGCCGCGGCTATGGACTGGAACTGCGTCAGGTGTGCCTTGACGTTGGCCACGGGAAGGTCGGGAGCGGCGGCGATCGCGGCGTCCCGGGCGGCGACCGCCTTGTCCGGGGCGGGTGCCGCCCCCGCCATGGACCCGCCGGCGAACAGCGTGGCCATCGCGACGGCGGCGGCGACGGTGGCGCGTCCCGTGGCTGGAACAGAGAGCTTCATAGTGGGGGGCTCCGAATTCCATGGGGAACGCCATGGACATCACTGTTGATGTGTCCATGGCGAACCCGGTGAATGAGGTGCCTGGATGGTGCGGCGAGGACTGACTCTCCGTCAAGGGTGCTATTTGGCCAGCGGAAAACGCGCCTCGGTGACGTCGCCGGTGTCGGTGACGTCGGCGACCAGCTCCGCCATCCGCCGCCGCGCCGACCGTGCCGTCCGCAGCGCGTCCCAGGTCAGCAGCGACAGCGCCAGCCACACCAGGGCGAAGCCCGCCCACCGCTCGGGGGGCATGGCCTCACCGAAGTACCAGACGCCCAGCAGGAACTGGAACACCGGCGCCAGATACTGCAGCAGCCCCAGCGTGGACAGCGGCACCCGGATCGCCGCGGCCCCGAAACAGACCAGCGGCAGCGCGGTCACCAGTCCGGTCGCCGCGAGCAGCAGCGCGTGCCCGGTGCCCTCCGGCCCGAAGGTGGCGCCACCGCGCGATCCCAGCCACAGCAGATAGGCCAGCGCGGGCAGGAACTGGATCGCGGTCTCG of Streptomyces phaeolivaceus contains these proteins:
- a CDS encoding M28 family metallopeptidase produces the protein MKLSVPATGRATVAAAVAMATLFAGGSMAGAAPAPDKAVAARDAAIAAAPDLPVANVKAHLTQFQSIAAANGGNRAHGRAGYLASLNYVKGKLDAAGFVTTTQTFTSGGRTGYNLIADWPGGDTNQVVMAGSHLDSVTTGAGINDNGSGSAAVLEAALAVSRTNYQPTKHLRFAWWGAEELGLVGSRYYVNNLTAANRARISGYLNFDMIGSPNPGYFVYDDDPVIEQTFKDYFTGIGVATEIETEGDGRSDHAPFKSAGVPVGGLFTGASRAKTAAQVAKWGGTSGQAFDRCYHSSCDTTSNINDTALDRNGDALAYAVWELSE